Within the Candidatus Delongbacteria bacterium genome, the region CCCGGCTTCGGAGCCCGCGGCGAGCGGCTGTTCGGCGGGGAGCCGCCGGCCGTGGAGCTGTTGCACGATCCAGCCCGCCAGGCCGAAGTCGCCCTATTGCAGGGCGTGTTGATGGAACAGGCCTTCAAGGGCCTGGAGCAGCGCTTTTCCACCCCGCGCTCCTTCCTGCCCCAGGTGCGGGCCTGGAGCGACAGCCTGGCCCGGCCGCCGGCCGCGCGGCCCGAGCTGGACTACCTGCGACGCTGGACGGGCGAACTGGGCCGCTTCCTGGAGAGCCGTGCCGTGGCTGAATCCCTGGCTGCGGTCCAGGCGGGCACGGCGGACCAGGGCGGCGGCTTCCTGCAGGGCTGGGAGCCCTTGCGGGTGACGGCGCGCGAGCTGGTGGCCGAGCGCTCGGGTCCGCAGTCCTCCTTCGAGATCTCCTTTCCCCAGGGCCTTTTGTGGGGCATCATCAGCGTGGCGGCCTCGTTTGGCATCTCGCTGGTGGTGGAGCGCAAGGAAGGCACGCTGCGGCGGCTGCGTGCCGCACCCCTCAAGCGCCGCCAGATCCTGGCCGGCAAGGCGCTGGCCTGTTTCCTGACCATCCTGGCACTGGTGCTGCTGCTCATGCTCATCGGCCGGCCCTTCGGCGTGGCGGCGGAGCGCCCGCTGCTGCTGGTGGCGGCCGGACTGGCCACGGCCTTCGCCTTCACCGGGCTGATGCTGCTGATCTCCGTGCTGGGGCGCAGCGAGCGCGCGGTGAGCGGACTGGGCTGGTCGCTGCTGACCGTGCTGGCCATGCTGGGCGGCGGGATGGTGCCGCTCTTCTTCATGCCGGAGTGGATGCGCACCCTGGGCACGGTCAGCCCGGTGAAGTGGTCGATCCTGGCCCTGGAGGGCGCCCTGTGGCGTGGCTTCGGCTGGACCGAACTGCTGCCGGTCTGCGGCATTCTGCTGGCCTTCGGCGCGGGCTGCGCGCTCGTCGGTCTCAAGGCCTTCCGCTGGAGTGACACATGAACGATGCCTGGCTGGAGCGGCGCGAGGAGATCCTGAACCCGGCCCCGCTGTTGGAGCTGCCGCGCCCGGCGGGTGTGATCCGCAGCCTGCCGGAGGACTTCCAGGTGACGGAGATTCCCGCCTACCCACCCGACGGTGGCGAGGGCCACCTCTTCCTGGAACTGACCAAGCGGGGCTGGAACACGGACACGGCCCTGCAGGAGGTGGCCCGGCAGCTGGGCCTGCCGCGGGGCGAGATCGGCGTGGCGGGGCAGAAGGACCGGCACGCCCTCACCCGGCAGTGGATCAGCCTGCCGGCTGCCGCGGGCCCGCGGCTGGAGCGCTTCGCCCACGCCGACCTGCAACTGGGCCCGCCCCACCCCCACAGCCACAAGCTGCGGCGCGGTCACTTGAAGGCCAATCGCTTTCGCATCGTCGTGCGCGAGCTGGACGCCCCGCCGGAGTCGGCCCTGAACGCCGTGCGGGCCTCGTCCGCCGCGCTGCTGGCCCAGGGTGGGATGGGTCACCTCTTCGGTCCCCAACGCTTCGGCTGGCAGGGGCGCAACGTGGAGATCGGCCTGCGCCTGCTGGCCCAGCCGCGCCGCATCCGGCCGGGCGACTTCGCGCTCTCCGCGCTGCAGAGCGCGCTGTTCAATCTCTACTGGCTGCTGCGCCACGAGCGCGGGCTGCTGGATACGGTGCTGGCGGGGGACATCCTGCAGAAGACCGCGACGGGCGGCCTGTTCTACAGCGACGACCCGGCGGCGGACCAGGCGCGGCTGGCGGCCGGCGAGCTGCGGCTTACCGGACCCATCTTCGGCGCCGATCGGCTGACCCCGCCGCCGAGCAGTCCGGCCGCCGCGCTGGAGGACGAGGCCCTGGCGGCCTTTGGAACGCCGCGCGAGCTCTGGGTCTCGCTGGGCAAGCGCGCGCCGGGGACCCGACGGGCGTTGCGCACTCTGCCGGAGGGTCTGGAGCTGGGCGTGGACGGGCCGAGCCTCGGGCTGGAGTTCACGCTGGAATCCGGCGCCTTCGCCACCCGCCTGCTCAGCGAACTGGTGGACTGGCGCGAGGCGGAGTCCCGCCCGCACGCACAGGAGGAAACATGAAGCTGCAGGCCGTGACAGCGGCCGCCGGACCGCTGCTGGTGGTGCACGGCGGGGCCGGTCCCTTGCGGGCGGATCTCAGCCGGCCGGAGTCCCTGACGGGCCGCCAGGACGGACTGCGCCAAG harbors:
- a CDS encoding ABC transporter permease, with amino-acid sequence MGTILAICLKDLRLLLRDRAGLFFTFAFPLLYALFFGFVFSGGGDESERRIPLRLVDLDSSAASAAFLDSVAARPGLNAVRDSLAGAEAAVRRGRATAALIVQPGFGARGERLFGGEPPAVELLHDPARQAEVALLQGVLMEQAFKGLEQRFSTPRSFLPQVRAWSDSLARPPAARPELDYLRRWTGELGRFLESRAVAESLAAVQAGTADQGGGFLQGWEPLRVTARELVAERSGPQSSFEISFPQGLLWGIISVAASFGISLVVERKEGTLRRLRAAPLKRRQILAGKALACFLTILALVLLLMLIGRPFGVAAERPLLLVAAGLATAFAFTGLMLLISVLGRSERAVSGLGWSLLTVLAMLGGGMVPLFFMPEWMRTLGTVSPVKWSILALEGALWRGFGWTELLPVCGILLAFGAGCALVGLKAFRWSDT
- a CDS encoding tRNA pseudouridine(13) synthase TruD, with the translated sequence MNDAWLERREEILNPAPLLELPRPAGVIRSLPEDFQVTEIPAYPPDGGEGHLFLELTKRGWNTDTALQEVARQLGLPRGEIGVAGQKDRHALTRQWISLPAAAGPRLERFAHADLQLGPPHPHSHKLRRGHLKANRFRIVVRELDAPPESALNAVRASSAALLAQGGMGHLFGPQRFGWQGRNVEIGLRLLAQPRRIRPGDFALSALQSALFNLYWLLRHERGLLDTVLAGDILQKTATGGLFYSDDPAADQARLAAGELRLTGPIFGADRLTPPPSSPAAALEDEALAAFGTPRELWVSLGKRAPGTRRALRTLPEGLELGVDGPSLGLEFTLESGAFATRLLSELVDWREAESRPHAQEET